From the genome of Bacteroides sp. MSB163, one region includes:
- a CDS encoding UpxZ family transcription anti-terminator antagonist — translation MSDQVSSLFSLAHSLLTLGQDGSPIYVDSFTRLNRDVYESALNSYGKHGSTPEAEAELCLGLLVAFNATMYDNGHKQEYIQKVLERSINVLPLIPASLLKVRLLTYCYGEVYAEELAKEAHAIIDSWGTFRLTAEQEEAIEELKNIEENPYPWEDVDL, via the coding sequence ATGAGTGATCAAGTTTCATCCTTATTTTCCCTGGCTCACAGTCTTCTCACTCTAGGTCAGGATGGCAGTCCGATTTATGTTGATAGTTTCACCCGTCTGAATCGCGATGTTTATGAATCAGCCCTAAACTCGTATGGAAAACATGGCTCAACTCCTGAAGCTGAAGCCGAGCTTTGTTTAGGTCTTTTGGTGGCCTTCAATGCCACAATGTATGATAATGGACATAAACAGGAATATATTCAGAAAGTTTTGGAGCGTAGTATTAACGTTCTTCCACTGATCCCTGCTTCATTGTTGAAAGTTCGTCTGCTGACTTATTGCTATGGTGAGGTTTATGCAGAGGAGTTGGCTAAAGAGGCTCATGCTATTATTGATAGCTGGGGGACTTTCCGACTGACTGCTGAGCAGGAGGAAGCAATAGAGGAACTGAAGAATATTGAAGAAAATCCTTATCCATGGGAAGACGTTGACTTATAA
- a CDS encoding acyl carrier protein, with product MDLKEFIEKFAEVIEVEDVESLNGDTDFRDLDEWSSLSVMLLVAFFDEEFEKEIGDSVIKECSTIEDLYKIAIS from the coding sequence ATGGACTTAAAAGAATTTATAGAGAAATTTGCAGAGGTAATTGAGGTAGAGGATGTAGAATCTTTGAATGGCGATACTGATTTTCGTGATTTAGATGAGTGGTCCTCTCTTTCGGTAATGTTACTTGTCGCCTTTTTTGATGAAGAATTTGAAAAAGAAATAGGCGACTCAGTTATAAAGGAATGTTCTACGATTGAAGACCTCTATAAGATAGCAATTAGTTAA
- a CDS encoding DUF4248 domain-containing protein, which yields MKKITCSHDTDVPVEEWSVRPYSKSELARAYAPEIGERSALNRLSRWLHGNVLLYQALLDTGYRSAQQIFTSKQVELIFEYIGKPS from the coding sequence ATGAAGAAAATTACATGTAGTCATGATACGGATGTACCCGTAGAAGAATGGTCTGTCCGTCCTTATTCCAAAAGTGAGTTAGCGCGTGCATACGCGCCTGAAATCGGGGAGCGTTCGGCTCTTAACCGCCTTTCGCGCTGGTTGCACGGGAACGTGCTTCTGTATCAGGCTTTGTTGGATACGGGTTACCGCTCCGCCCAACAGATTTTTACCAGCAAACAGGTGGAACTGATTTTTGAGTATATAGGGAAACCTTCGTAA
- a CDS encoding MATE family efflux transporter, translating to MIVSLYTSRVILQTLGVDNYGIYQSVGGIVGFLSFINSALSTGSSRFLTYELGTGNLEKLKRTFSTTLTIHIAIALFVVIVAETLGVWFLYNKLVIPAERMDAAVYTFHISILTAVFTLTQVPYNASIIAHEKMSVFAYMSIIEVSAKLGIVYLLSIGSYDKLKLYATLLFIVQVGLICIYRLYCSRHFKETVYRFVFDKAIFKEIAGFSGWSLFASSSTALNSQGILILLNMFFEPAVVAARSISIQVNMAASQFVDNFRTAANPQIVKKLAAGDLMGSKRLLLASTKYSYYMMFIICFPVCLLAHPLLKIWLGVVPDYTVIFLQIIVIQSLFQVFDTSFYTALYAKGRLKENALISPTLGLIRFPIIYFLFKAGYSPVALSWASLLTYAVLGLVVKPILVVKIANYYWRDVWNVFKPCLLVTVVALPVPVFLYHIIGVDSIPHSIFIGFITVIIIIFAIYWIGIDMLTKQKVWLYVKRRFRR from the coding sequence ATGATAGTTTCATTGTATACTTCACGTGTGATACTACAAACGTTAGGAGTTGACAATTATGGTATTTATCAGTCCGTAGGTGGAATTGTTGGCTTTTTGTCTTTTATTAATAGTGCGCTCAGCACAGGTTCGTCTCGTTTTTTAACTTACGAACTGGGAACAGGCAATCTTGAAAAGTTGAAGAGAACTTTCTCTACAACATTGACTATTCATATAGCAATTGCTCTCTTTGTTGTTATAGTTGCAGAAACGCTCGGAGTATGGTTTCTTTATAATAAATTGGTGATACCGGCTGAGCGGATGGACGCTGCAGTTTATACTTTTCATATATCCATATTAACTGCTGTGTTTACATTGACACAAGTTCCTTATAATGCAAGTATTATTGCACATGAGAAAATGTCGGTTTTTGCATATATGAGCATTATAGAAGTTTCGGCAAAACTAGGAATAGTCTATCTTTTATCCATTGGCAGTTATGATAAATTAAAATTGTATGCCACTTTATTATTCATAGTTCAGGTAGGACTCATTTGTATCTATCGTTTGTATTGTAGTCGGCATTTTAAGGAAACGGTTTATCGTTTTGTCTTTGATAAGGCTATATTCAAAGAAATAGCGGGATTTTCGGGCTGGAGTTTATTTGCCAGTAGTTCAACGGCTCTTAATAGCCAAGGCATTCTGATTTTGTTGAATATGTTTTTTGAACCTGCCGTGGTTGCAGCACGATCTATTTCTATTCAGGTAAATATGGCAGCCAGCCAGTTTGTCGATAATTTTCGTACGGCGGCTAATCCACAGATAGTAAAGAAACTGGCAGCAGGCGACTTGATGGGTTCTAAAAGGCTACTATTGGCATCCACCAAATATTCTTATTATATGATGTTTATAATCTGTTTTCCTGTCTGTCTTCTCGCACATCCTTTATTAAAAATATGGCTGGGTGTTGTGCCTGATTATACAGTTATATTTCTTCAGATTATAGTTATTCAGAGTCTGTTTCAAGTTTTTGATACTTCTTTTTATACAGCTTTGTATGCTAAAGGACGGTTAAAGGAGAATGCTTTGATATCACCAACTTTGGGCTTAATAAGATTTCCTATAATCTATTTCTTATTTAAAGCGGGATATTCTCCTGTCGCTCTTTCATGGGCTAGTTTATTGACTTATGCCGTATTGGGGTTAGTAGTAAAGCCTATATTGGTAGTGAAAATAGCAAATTATTATTGGAGAGATGTCTGGAATGTTTTTAAGCCCTGTTTGTTGGTTACTGTGGTAGCTTTACCTGTACCTGTTTTTTTATATCATATAATAGGCGTTGATAGTATTCCACACTCCATTTTTATAGGTTTTATAACTGTTATTATAATTATATTCGCAATATATTGGATTGGGATTGACATGTTGACCAAACAAAAAGTTTGGTTATATGTAAAACGAAGATTTAGAAGATGA
- a CDS encoding smalltalk protein, translating to MEKKSKSVWGIVLKVIVTVVTALAGVFGITSCMH from the coding sequence ATGGAAAAAAAATCAAAATCAGTATGGGGCATTGTCCTCAAAGTTATCGTCACGGTGGTCACTGCCTTGGCCGGTGTATTCGGTATAACCTCCTGCATGCACTGA
- a CDS encoding SDR family NAD(P)-dependent oxidoreductase, translating into MYNPFSLEDKTVLVTGASSGIGQQCAIDCSRMGAKVILIARNEARLQETLSLLDHPERHCYYMFDLFQTDQIKTLVDEIVEKQGKIDGLVYAAGVEKTLPIKLLTPDDYMNVFKVNTLGAFEFIRYFSNKKYFRDGGHIVLISSITSIIGRGGVSAYAASKGAMVSAVRSIALELAKKKICINCISPGTILTPLMQNFLSDLSEEDYQKRVSGFPLGLGEVVDVSNACIYLLSDASRWVTGQNLIVDGGYTAR; encoded by the coding sequence ATGTATAATCCTTTTTCACTTGAAGATAAAACTGTATTGGTGACTGGTGCTTCTTCTGGCATTGGACAACAGTGTGCAATAGATTGTAGTAGGATGGGGGCTAAAGTTATACTTATAGCTCGTAATGAAGCTCGTTTGCAAGAAACATTGTCATTATTAGATCATCCGGAAAGACATTGTTATTATATGTTTGATTTATTTCAGACAGACCAGATAAAAACTCTTGTAGATGAAATAGTTGAAAAACAGGGTAAGATTGATGGTCTGGTCTATGCAGCTGGTGTTGAAAAAACTTTGCCAATAAAATTGTTGACTCCTGATGACTATATGAATGTATTTAAAGTAAATACTTTAGGTGCTTTTGAGTTTATCCGTTATTTTAGTAATAAGAAATATTTCAGGGATGGTGGGCATATTGTGTTGATATCATCTATTACTTCAATTATAGGGCGTGGTGGAGTATCGGCCTATGCTGCCTCTAAAGGGGCAATGGTTAGTGCTGTTCGTTCCATAGCATTGGAATTAGCAAAGAAGAAGATTTGTATCAATTGTATTTCTCCTGGAACTATTTTAACTCCTTTAATGCAAAATTTTCTTTCAGATCTTTCGGAGGAAGATTATCAGAAACGTGTAAGTGGTTTTCCTTTGGGATTGGGTGAAGTTGTAGATGTTTCTAATGCTTGTATCTATTTACTTAGTGATGCATCTCGTTGGGTTACAGGGCAAAATTTAATTGTGGATGGAGGTTATACAGCGAGGTAA
- a CDS encoding aldo/keto reductase has protein sequence MNEVQLNNGVSIPAIGIGPAAARSGNLNLKSDIPIINLGFRAYNKFCLRPVLYHNYVNSVAHAFQAGFRLLDFSSSYGDGVLINKAIRKSRIDRKDLFLTTRVSNQAQRSGKIRECLFQQLEGMGTDYVDLLMFHWPVTDLYLDTWKQMVQLYKEGYCRTLGVANCHKHHLEALLSVSEVVPAINQIEVHPLFTQKELIKYCKSCGIQVEAYTPIARMDVRLTRLPLLKRMSEKYHKSIAQIILRWHIQNGLIPVVRSLNKKRQLENISIFDFELSADEMIAIDNLNINSRLRFDPDNCDFSIL, from the coding sequence ATGAATGAAGTTCAATTAAATAATGGTGTATCTATTCCAGCTATTGGTATTGGTCCTGCAGCGGCTCGTAGTGGAAATTTGAATTTGAAGTCAGACATTCCTATAATCAATTTAGGGTTTAGAGCTTATAATAAATTTTGTTTGCGTCCTGTACTATATCATAATTATGTCAATTCTGTGGCGCATGCTTTTCAAGCAGGTTTTAGATTATTGGATTTTTCTTCCTCATATGGAGATGGCGTTTTAATAAATAAAGCTATAAGAAAAAGCCGCATTGATCGAAAAGATTTGTTTTTGACAACAAGAGTGAGTAACCAGGCGCAAAGGAGTGGTAAGATTCGAGAATGCTTATTTCAGCAATTGGAGGGTATGGGGACTGATTATGTGGATTTATTAATGTTCCATTGGCCTGTTACTGATTTATATTTGGATACATGGAAGCAGATGGTTCAATTGTATAAAGAGGGTTACTGTCGGACACTTGGGGTTGCTAATTGTCATAAGCATCATTTGGAAGCATTGTTAAGTGTTTCTGAAGTTGTTCCTGCGATAAATCAAATAGAAGTTCATCCTCTTTTTACACAAAAGGAATTAATAAAATATTGTAAGTCTTGTGGTATCCAAGTAGAAGCTTATACTCCTATTGCACGTATGGACGTAAGGTTGACTCGTTTGCCTTTGCTTAAACGTATGTCTGAGAAATATCATAAATCTATTGCTCAAATCATACTTCGCTGGCATATTCAAAATGGTTTAATTCCTGTTGTGCGGTCTTTGAATAAGAAACGCCAATTGGAAAACATCTCAATTTTTGATTTTGAGTTGAGTGCAGATGAAATGATTGCTATTGATAATCTAAATATCAATTCACGGCTTCGTTTTGATCCCGATAATTGTGATTTTTCCATATTATAG
- a CDS encoding N-acetylmuramoyl-L-alanine amidase, which yields MRTITLIIIHCSATPQGVRLSFDDCRRDHIRHRGFNDIGYHFYVTRDGEIHRGRPYERIGAHCRNHNRHSLGICYEGGLTASGQSADTRTLHQKASLVALLRELKRVFPRALIVGHHDLNPMKNCPCFDAAKEYREL from the coding sequence ATGAGAACCATCACACTCATTATCATTCACTGCTCAGCCACGCCTCAGGGCGTGCGCCTGAGTTTTGACGACTGTCGGCGGGATCACATCCGCCACCGTGGCTTCAATGACATTGGCTATCACTTCTACGTGACACGCGACGGTGAGATTCACCGTGGACGACCTTACGAACGCATTGGAGCACATTGCCGGAATCATAACCGCCATTCCTTAGGTATCTGCTACGAAGGTGGACTTACCGCTTCCGGACAATCGGCTGATACACGCACCTTACATCAGAAAGCTTCGTTAGTAGCTTTACTGCGCGAACTGAAACGGGTATTTCCACGGGCATTGATAGTAGGTCATCACGACCTCAACCCGATGAAAAACTGTCCTTGTTTTGATGCGGCAAAGGAATATAGGGAATTATAA
- a CDS encoding ketoacyl-ACP synthase III produces MAFLTYQNIGISAMAAAVPKRVINNYEYTECFPADQVKEIVDKIGIFERRFADENTCSSDLCFAAAEKLLKDNNIDRSEIDLLVFISQTPDYRMPATSLILQERLGLSHNCIAFDITLGCSAFCYGLSVVYAMMQGENIRKALILDGETRSKVYSPKDRRSAFIFGDGGVAALVERDVKYGKSIFSLNSDGSRADLIMIPGGGYRHMSSADTIREKVVDEYGNIRSDEQGYMKGGDVFNFVIREIPRDIKKTLEFSQMSTDDFDYIVFHQANNFINSYIAKKMKLNPDKMPATIAKFGNTSSVSVPLTIVSELKDKLDGKKNILMSAFGVGMTWATAIVPFVDCRISSIVEVENGELVR; encoded by the coding sequence ATGGCTTTTCTTACGTATCAGAATATTGGCATATCAGCTATGGCTGCTGCTGTACCTAAACGTGTAATAAATAATTATGAATACACAGAGTGCTTTCCTGCAGATCAAGTAAAAGAGATTGTTGATAAGATAGGCATTTTTGAGCGCCGTTTTGCTGATGAAAATACTTGTTCTTCTGATCTTTGCTTTGCAGCAGCAGAAAAACTGTTGAAGGATAATAATATTGATAGATCTGAGATAGACCTTCTTGTCTTTATATCACAGACACCGGATTATCGTATGCCAGCTACCTCACTTATTCTTCAGGAGCGATTAGGGCTTTCGCATAATTGTATAGCCTTCGATATAACTCTTGGTTGTTCTGCTTTCTGCTATGGCCTTTCTGTAGTATATGCTATGATGCAAGGTGAGAATATTCGTAAAGCTTTAATTCTTGATGGAGAGACACGTAGTAAAGTGTATTCTCCTAAAGACCGGCGTAGTGCTTTTATTTTTGGCGATGGTGGTGTTGCAGCTCTTGTAGAGCGTGATGTAAAGTATGGCAAGAGCATCTTTTCACTCAATTCAGATGGTTCTCGAGCAGATTTGATTATGATACCTGGTGGTGGCTATCGTCATATGAGTAGTGCAGATACTATTCGGGAAAAAGTAGTTGATGAATATGGTAATATTCGGAGCGATGAACAAGGTTATATGAAAGGTGGTGATGTGTTCAATTTTGTTATTCGTGAGATCCCGCGTGACATAAAGAAGACACTTGAATTTTCTCAAATGTCTACAGATGATTTTGATTATATTGTTTTTCATCAGGCCAATAACTTTATCAATTCTTACATAGCAAAGAAAATGAAACTTAATCCGGACAAGATGCCTGCTACTATTGCCAAGTTTGGCAATACATCTTCTGTTTCTGTACCTCTAACAATTGTCAGTGAGTTGAAGGATAAGCTTGATGGCAAGAAAAATATTTTGATGAGTGCTTTTGGGGTAGGTATGACTTGGGCTACCGCTATTGTTCCCTTTGTGGACTGTAGAATTAGCAGCATTGTAGAAGTAGAGAATGGTGAGTTGGTAAGATAA
- a CDS encoding HU family DNA-binding protein translates to MGLNYSIAMLKNPQNQDENAKAYAKSQITRELSLKELSRRVAAQTTASRADVTAVIIATVENMIDGLRAGEQVDFGDLGKFRLQITSRGAETAEKFTAANITGVNIQFIPGEDLKNIFSGLEFSPVPTRAATRLLLKAQKAGQTTVDFSKTPSSGGNSGSKPDDGGNTGGGGLDENPLG, encoded by the coding sequence ATGGGATTGAATTACAGTATCGCAATGCTCAAGAACCCGCAAAACCAGGATGAGAACGCAAAGGCGTATGCCAAGTCACAAATCACAAGGGAACTGTCCCTGAAAGAACTGAGCCGCCGTGTAGCCGCGCAGACCACCGCCAGTCGTGCCGATGTCACCGCGGTTATCATCGCTACCGTGGAAAATATGATTGACGGCCTGCGTGCGGGCGAACAAGTAGACTTCGGAGATCTGGGAAAATTTCGTCTTCAAATCACCAGCCGGGGTGCGGAAACCGCAGAAAAATTCACGGCTGCCAACATCACCGGAGTTAATATCCAGTTCATTCCGGGCGAAGACTTGAAAAATATATTCTCCGGTCTTGAGTTTTCACCCGTACCTACCCGTGCTGCCACACGTCTGCTGCTCAAAGCTCAAAAGGCAGGACAGACGACAGTGGACTTTTCAAAAACGCCCTCTTCCGGTGGAAATTCCGGCAGTAAACCGGATGACGGTGGCAACACCGGTGGCGGAGGACTGGATGAAAACCCGCTGGGATAG
- a CDS encoding Coenzyme F420 hydrogenase/dehydrogenase, beta subunit C-terminal domain has product MINIKEKRNCCGCNACYDVCPKDAITLSTDIEGFWYPRVDIDKCINCGLCERTCPQLHIETLKKNDFEYPVCFAAIHKNIEVRFGSTTGGLFSALAEQMYREGGYVGGAIYNKDFSVSHFISNNPSDLTLLRQSKYSQSQTCGIYKEVKRLLVAGEKVLICGTPCQMAALRRFLNKDYENLIIVDFICKSITSPKFYAKYLDYWERKVGSQLVSFKFKDKELGWRSLVKRFDFKNGKTMYSRAQDNDLYSMAYHGNIVSRPSCYSCQFKGFPRMSDITIADFWGVEKYAYLKDIDDNAGTSAVMCNSSKGLTFYKQLKNITSLETTIEKILPGNPALLHEQKMPMMNRDAFFRDLDRKAIEEVVPQYFSFHEKERRFKTQFKKKIKSIIKPFILALRYSQYNPWVFSRFLYFNFFCRHVKTDWTNNGFIYITPYSVIEFHTGSKLELHGPFMLGVKRFRKSKEETRLLLEKNAHMLVTERFCLGYGSNIEVFANAYLGIDNCGTNYNTTIICGKKIELKGRVSLGRDVSIRDTNAHIIAIEGYKVLRPVIIENHTWLCSGAVICPGVKIKEGAVVGACSYVIQNVPAHTLVSGHPAKVVMKNIAWKL; this is encoded by the coding sequence ATGATAAATATTAAAGAAAAGAGAAATTGTTGTGGATGTAATGCTTGTTATGATGTCTGTCCGAAAGATGCTATTACGCTTTCCACTGATATAGAAGGATTTTGGTATCCTCGGGTTGATATAGATAAATGCATTAACTGTGGACTTTGTGAGCGTACATGTCCTCAGTTGCACATTGAAACTCTGAAAAAGAATGATTTTGAGTATCCTGTTTGCTTTGCTGCTATACATAAAAATATAGAAGTCCGTTTTGGTAGTACTACAGGAGGACTTTTTTCTGCTCTTGCAGAACAAATGTATAGAGAGGGAGGTTATGTTGGTGGTGCTATTTATAATAAAGATTTTTCAGTCTCACATTTTATTTCTAATAATCCGTCGGATCTTACCCTGTTGCGTCAGAGCAAGTACTCTCAGAGCCAGACCTGTGGAATCTATAAAGAAGTAAAACGACTGTTGGTGGCAGGTGAGAAGGTCTTAATTTGTGGTACCCCTTGTCAAATGGCTGCTCTTCGCCGTTTTCTCAATAAAGATTATGAGAATCTTATTATTGTGGATTTTATTTGCAAGAGTATCACATCTCCTAAATTTTATGCTAAATATCTTGATTATTGGGAGCGGAAGGTTGGAAGTCAACTTGTTTCTTTTAAGTTTAAAGATAAAGAATTAGGTTGGCGTAGTCTTGTAAAACGTTTTGATTTTAAGAATGGTAAGACAATGTACAGTCGGGCACAAGATAATGATCTTTATTCAATGGCTTATCATGGTAATATTGTAAGCCGTCCGTCTTGTTATTCTTGTCAATTTAAGGGTTTTCCTCGTATGTCTGATATTACTATTGCAGATTTTTGGGGAGTGGAAAAATATGCTTATCTGAAAGATATTGATGATAATGCTGGCACATCGGCAGTTATGTGCAATAGTTCTAAGGGATTGACTTTTTATAAGCAGCTTAAAAATATCACATCTTTAGAAACAACTATTGAAAAGATATTGCCTGGAAATCCCGCATTATTGCATGAACAGAAAATGCCGATGATGAATAGGGATGCCTTTTTTCGTGATTTAGATAGGAAGGCTATTGAGGAAGTCGTTCCTCAATATTTTTCTTTCCATGAAAAAGAACGAAGGTTCAAAACCCAATTCAAGAAGAAAATTAAATCTATAATTAAACCTTTTATATTAGCTCTGAGGTATAGTCAATATAACCCGTGGGTTTTTTCTCGTTTTTTATATTTCAATTTTTTTTGTAGACATGTAAAAACAGATTGGACTAATAACGGATTTATATATATCACTCCCTATTCAGTGATTGAGTTTCATACTGGATCGAAGCTTGAATTACATGGGCCATTCATGCTTGGAGTAAAGAGATTTCGAAAATCGAAAGAAGAGACACGTTTACTTCTTGAAAAGAATGCTCATATGTTGGTTACAGAACGTTTTTGTCTAGGTTATGGTTCAAATATAGAAGTCTTTGCTAATGCTTATCTTGGTATTGACAATTGTGGAACAAATTATAATACTACAATTATCTGTGGAAAAAAAATAGAATTGAAAGGGCGTGTTTCTCTCGGCAGAGATGTAAGTATTCGTGATACAAATGCTCATATTATTGCTATAGAAGGCTATAAAGTTTTACGCCCTGTCATTATTGAAAACCATACTTGGCTTTGTAGTGGTGCTGTTATTTGTCCGGGTGTGAAGATAAAGGAGGGCGCAGTTGTGGGGGCCTGTTCTTATGTTATTCAGAATGTGCCAGCTCACACTTTGGTAAGTGGGCATCCGGCTAAAGTAGTAATGAAAAATATTGCTTGGAAATTGTAG
- a CDS encoding bifunctional DNA primase/helicase, whose product MKPFYYLCDFPERKNAGKNFVTECPKCGKKHLYISKTTGAFHCFSSGCDFKGKLKDFWEERPSYNSSFTGTAGDKFMGTNYPTRNIRQERESGNGSGKATSEVPMIPEDYKKLPPEVFSKIKPLTDDPETKDQNQLAARRYLADQGISLKTAIEAHIGCLMHRCYGKDEDNKSTGTMYHCIAYVNFLNGQPINVKYRSCDPSTIKATDEGETTGREKAAGYTKFWSQDSPTTPCPPYHIDCINPLKVAEETILRLIITEGEKDVLTLKEAGYHYVISVPNGAASDLSKSFEAFEPWIDQVRDIVICGDIDLPGRTLVKHLTDYFGERCLLTTLPGDCKDISDVLATYGIEVVHEIIESARPQHTADIVTVSERANGILNVLHGEYDHGYDVGYGPLTDHVFHPTDQGGLIIETGVPNSGKTDFLNDLTCRLMAKTGRYVCYLSFEVPDKDKHIAHLVQLMLGKVNTVNYTQEQLKPIVSFLDSHMVHLDLHEVSPTPNNIIARADMVRRTLPLKYLIIDPYLFMEVETNRYNTETQAIKAMLTQMQAWGRTNNIWVIIVAHPRKLTKLNGKNELEEIDMYTIAGSANWANLADFIFSISRINRQDSNYTRLDMLKVRDQDLCQTGSVLYVRQACGRYDERESEEQVIAEAQGKVMSKDHSPWISLIES is encoded by the coding sequence ATGAAACCATTTTATTATCTATGTGACTTTCCCGAACGTAAGAATGCAGGAAAGAACTTCGTAACAGAGTGCCCTAAATGCGGCAAAAAACATCTTTATATTTCCAAAACGACAGGAGCTTTTCATTGCTTCTCCAGTGGTTGCGACTTCAAAGGAAAGCTCAAAGACTTCTGGGAAGAAAGACCGAGCTATAATTCGTCATTTACCGGAACAGCCGGTGATAAATTTATGGGTACAAATTATCCTACCCGCAATATCCGCCAGGAAAGAGAATCGGGAAACGGCAGTGGAAAAGCCACATCCGAAGTACCTATGATTCCCGAAGATTACAAAAAATTACCTCCCGAAGTATTCTCCAAAATCAAACCGCTGACAGATGATCCCGAGACTAAGGACCAGAATCAACTCGCTGCCCGACGCTATCTTGCAGATCAAGGCATCTCACTGAAAACGGCTATTGAAGCCCATATCGGCTGTCTCATGCATCGCTGCTACGGCAAGGATGAAGACAACAAGAGCACTGGAACCATGTATCATTGCATAGCCTACGTCAACTTTCTGAACGGACAGCCCATAAATGTCAAATATCGCTCGTGCGATCCCTCAACTATCAAGGCCACAGATGAAGGAGAAACAACCGGCAGGGAAAAAGCTGCCGGATATACCAAATTCTGGAGCCAGGATTCACCAACCACCCCTTGCCCACCTTACCACATCGACTGCATCAATCCCCTGAAGGTAGCCGAGGAAACCATCCTCCGACTCATCATCACCGAAGGTGAAAAAGATGTGCTTACACTCAAAGAAGCAGGCTATCATTACGTTATTAGCGTACCCAACGGAGCGGCAAGCGATCTCTCTAAAAGTTTCGAAGCCTTCGAACCCTGGATAGACCAAGTGAGGGACATCGTGATCTGCGGAGACATCGACCTACCGGGAAGAACCCTGGTGAAGCACCTCACCGACTACTTCGGAGAGCGTTGCCTACTCACCACACTACCCGGCGACTGCAAGGACATTTCCGACGTACTCGCCACATACGGCATCGAAGTCGTACACGAAATCATCGAATCCGCCCGACCGCAACACACAGCGGACATCGTCACCGTAAGCGAACGTGCAAACGGGATTCTGAACGTACTGCACGGAGAATACGACCACGGATACGACGTAGGTTACGGCCCCTTGACCGACCATGTATTCCACCCCACCGACCAGGGAGGTCTGATTATCGAGACCGGAGTACCCAACAGCGGAAAGACCGATTTTCTGAACGACCTCACGTGCCGGCTCATGGCCAAGACCGGACGCTATGTATGCTACCTCTCTTTCGAAGTGCCCGACAAAGACAAGCATATCGCCCATCTCGTGCAGCTCATGCTGGGAAAAGTGAACACTGTAAATTATACCCAAGAACAGTTGAAACCTATTGTCAGTTTTCTGGATAGCCACATGGTGCACCTCGACTTGCATGAAGTATCCCCCACTCCCAACAATATCATCGCGAGAGCGGACATGGTGCGGCGCACTCTTCCACTGAAATATCTCATTATCGATCCATACCTCTTCATGGAGGTGGAAACCAACCGGTACAACACCGAAACCCAAGCCATAAAAGCCATGCTGACGCAGATGCAGGCATGGGGCAGAACCAACAATATATGGGTCATCATCGTAGCCCATCCGCGCAAACTCACCAAACTCAACGGGAAGAACGAGCTGGAAGAGATTGACATGTATACCATCGCAGGCAGTGCCAACTGGGCCAATCTGGCCGATTTCATATTTTCCATATCCCGCATCAATCGGCAGGACAGCAACTATACCCGACTCGACATGCTGAAGGTGCGCGACCAGGACCTGTGCCAGACAGGAAGCGTCCTATATGTCCGACAAGCCTGCGGACGTTACGACGAACGGGAGTCTGAAGAGCAAGTAATAGCGGAAGCACAAGGCAAAGTCATGAGTAAGGATCATTCACCTTGGATCAGTCTCATCGAAAGTTGA